The following are from one region of the Escherichia sp. E4742 genome:
- the carA gene encoding glutamine-hydrolyzing carbamoyl-phosphate synthase small subunit, giving the protein MIKSALLVLEDGTQFHGRAIGATGSAVGEVVFNTSMTGYQEILTDPSYSRQIVTLTYPHIGNVGTNDADEESSQVHAQGLVIRDLPLIASNFRNTEDLSSYLKRHNIVAIADIDTRKLTRLLREKGAQNGCIIAGDNPDAALALEKARAFPGLNGMDLAKEVTTAEAYSWTQGSWTLTGGLPEAKKEDELPFHVVAYDFGAKRNILRMLVDRGCRLTIVPAQTSAEDVLKMNPDGIFLSNGPGDPAPCDYAITAIQKFLETDIPVFGICLGHQLLALASGAKTIKMKFGHHGGNHPVKDVEKNVVMITAQNHGFAVDEATLPANLRVTHKSLFDGTLQGIHRTDKPAFSFQGHPEASPGPHDAAPLFDHFIELIEQYRKTAK; this is encoded by the coding sequence TTGATTAAGTCAGCGCTATTGGTTCTGGAAGACGGAACCCAGTTTCACGGTCGGGCCATAGGGGCAACAGGTTCGGCGGTTGGGGAAGTCGTTTTCAATACTTCAATGACCGGTTATCAAGAAATCCTCACTGATCCTTCCTATTCTCGTCAAATCGTTACTCTTACTTATCCCCATATTGGCAATGTCGGCACTAATGACGCCGATGAAGAATCCTCTCAGGTACATGCACAAGGTCTGGTGATTCGCGACCTGCCGCTGATTGCCAGCAACTTCCGCAACACCGAAGACCTCTCTTCTTACCTGAAGCGCCATAACATCGTGGCGATTGCCGATATCGACACCCGTAAGCTGACGCGTTTACTGCGCGAGAAAGGCGCACAGAATGGCTGCATTATCGCGGGCGATAACCCGGATGCGGCGCTGGCATTAGAAAAAGCCCGCGCGTTCCCAGGCCTCAATGGTATGGATCTGGCAAAAGAAGTGACTACCGCAGAAGCCTATAGCTGGACACAAGGGAGCTGGACGCTGACCGGCGGCCTGCCAGAAGCGAAAAAAGAAGACGAGCTGCCGTTCCACGTCGTGGCTTACGATTTTGGTGCCAAGCGCAACATCCTGCGGATGCTGGTGGACAGAGGCTGTCGCCTGACCATCGTTCCGGCGCAAACATCTGCTGAAGATGTGCTGAAAATGAATCCGGACGGCATCTTCCTCTCCAACGGTCCTGGCGACCCGGCCCCGTGTGATTACGCCATTACCGCCATCCAGAAATTCCTCGAAACCGACATCCCGGTATTCGGCATCTGCCTCGGCCATCAGCTGCTGGCGCTGGCGAGCGGTGCGAAGACCATCAAAATGAAATTTGGTCACCACGGCGGCAACCATCCGGTTAAAGATGTGGAGAAAAACGTGGTGATGATCACCGCCCAGAACCACGGTTTTGCGGTGGACGAAGCAACATTACCTGCAAACCTGCGTGTTACACATAAATCCCTGTTCGACGGTACGTTACAGGGGATTCATCGCACCGATAAACCGGCGTTCAGCTTCCAGGGGCATCCTGAAGCCAGCCCAGGTCCACACGACGCAGCGCCGTTGTTCGACCACTTTATCGAGTTAATTGAGCAGTACCGTAAAACCGCTAAGTAA
- the ispH gene encoding 4-hydroxy-3-methylbut-2-enyl diphosphate reductase encodes MQILLANPRGFCAGVDRAISIVENALAIYGAPIYVRHEVVHNRYVVDSLRERGAIFIEQISEVPDGAILIFSAHGVSQAVRNEAKSRDLTVFDATCPLVTKVHMEVARASRRGEESILIGHAGHPEVEGTMGQYSNPEGGMYLVESPDDVWKLTVKNEEKLSFMTQTTLSVDDTSDVIDALRKRFPKIVGPRKDDICYATTNRQEAVRALAEQAEVVLVVGSKNSSNSNRLAELAQRMGKRAFLIDDATDIQEEWVKEAKCVGVTAGASAPDILVQNVVARLQQLGGGEAIPLEGREENIVFEVPKELRVDIREVD; translated from the coding sequence ATGCAGATCCTGTTGGCCAACCCGCGTGGTTTTTGTGCCGGGGTAGACCGCGCTATCAGCATTGTTGAAAACGCGCTGGCCATTTACGGCGCACCGATTTATGTCCGTCACGAAGTGGTACATAACCGCTACGTGGTCGATAGCCTGCGCGAGCGTGGGGCTATCTTTATTGAGCAGATCAGCGAAGTGCCGGACGGCGCGATCCTGATTTTCTCCGCACATGGTGTTTCCCAGGCAGTCCGCAATGAAGCGAAAAGTCGCGATTTGACGGTATTTGACGCGACCTGTCCGCTGGTGACCAAAGTGCATATGGAAGTCGCGCGCGCCAGCCGTCGTGGCGAAGAGTCGATTCTCATCGGCCACGCCGGGCATCCGGAAGTGGAAGGTACGATGGGCCAGTACAGTAACCCGGAAGGGGGAATGTATCTGGTCGAATCGCCGGACGATGTGTGGAAACTGACGGTCAAAAACGAAGAGAAACTCTCCTTTATGACCCAGACCACGCTATCGGTGGATGACACGTCTGATGTCATCGACGCACTGCGTAAACGCTTCCCGAAAATTGTCGGTCCGCGCAAAGATGACATCTGCTACGCCACCACTAACCGTCAGGAAGCGGTACGCGCTCTGGCAGAACAGGCGGAAGTGGTACTGGTGGTAGGATCGAAAAACTCCTCCAACTCCAACCGTCTGGCGGAACTGGCCCAGCGTATGGGCAAGCGCGCGTTTTTGATTGACGATGCGACAGATATCCAGGAAGAGTGGGTGAAAGAGGCGAAATGCGTCGGTGTGACTGCTGGCGCATCAGCTCCGGATATTCTGGTACAGAACGTAGTCGCACGTTTACAGCAGCTTGGCGGTGGCGAAGCCATCCCGCTGGAAGGCCGTGAAGAAAACATCGTTTTCGAAGTGCCGAAAGAGTTGCGTGTCGATATTCGTGAAGTCGATTAA
- the fkpB gene encoding FKBP-type peptidyl-prolyl cis-trans isomerase, whose amino-acid sequence MSESVQSNSAVLVHFTLKLDDGTTAESTRNNGKPALFRLGDASLSEGLEQHLLGLKVGDKTTFSLEPDAAFGVPSPDLIQYFSRREFMDAGEPEIGAIMLFTAMDGSEMPGVIREINGDSITVDFNHPLAGQTVHFDIEVLEIDPALEA is encoded by the coding sequence ATGTCTGAATCTGTACAGAGCAATAGCGCCGTCCTGGTGCACTTCACGCTAAAACTCGACGATGGCACCACCGCCGAGTCTACCCGCAACAACGGTAAACCGGCGCTGTTCCGCCTGGGCGATGCTTCTCTTTCCGAAGGGCTGGAGCAACACCTGCTGGGGCTGAAAGTGGGCGATAAAACCACCTTCTCGCTGGAGCCTGATGCGGCGTTTGGCGTGCCGTCACCGGACCTGATTCAGTACTTCTCCCGCCGTGAGTTTATGGATGCAGGCGAGCCAGAAATTGGCGCAATTATGCTTTTTACCGCAATGGATGGCAGTGAGATGCCTGGCGTGATCCGCGAAATTAACGGCGACTCCATTACCGTTGATTTCAACCATCCGCTGGCCGGGCAGACCGTTCATTTTGATATTGAAGTGCTGGAAATCGATCCGGCACTGGAGGCGTAA
- the carB gene encoding carbamoyl-phosphate synthase large subunit has translation MPKRTDIKSILILGAGPIVIGQACEFDYSGAQACKALREEGYRVILVNSNPATIMTDPEMADATYIEPIHWEVVRKIIEKERPDAVLPTMGGQTALNCALELERQGVLEEFGVTMIGATADAIDKAEDRRRFDVAMKKIGLETARSGIAHTMEEALAVAADVGFPCIIRPSFTMGGSGGGIAYNREEFEEICARGLDLSPTKELLIDESLIGWKEYEMEVVRDKNDNCIIVCSIENFDAMGIHTGDSITVAPAQTLTDKEYQIMRNASMAVLREIGVETGGSNVQFAVNPKNGRLIVIEMNPRVSRSSALASKATGFPIAKVAAKLAVGYTLDELMNDITGGRTPASFEPSIDYVVTKIPRFNFEKFAGANDRLTTQMKSVGEVMAIGRTQQESLQKALRGLEVGATGFDPKVSLDDPEALTKIRRELKDAGAERIWYIADAFRAGLSVDGVFNLTNIDRWFLVQIEELVRLEEKVAEVGITGLNADFLRQLKRKGFADARLAKLAGVREAEIRKLRDQYDLHPVYKRVDTCAAEFATDTAYMYSTYEEECEANPSTDREKIMVLGGGPNRIGQGIEFDYCCVHASLALREDGYETIMVNCNPETVSTDYDTSDRLYFEPVTLEDVLEIVRIEKPKGVIVQYGGQTPLKLARALEAAGVPVIGTSPDAIDRAEDRERFQHAVDRLKLKQPANATVTAIEMAVEKAKEIGYPLVVRPSYVLGGRAMEIVYDEADLRRYFQTAVSVSNDAPVLLDHFLDDAVEVDVDAICDGEMVLIGGIMEHIEQAGVHSGDSACSLPAYTLSQEIQDVMRQQVQKLAFELQVRGLMNVQFAVKNNEVYLIEVNPRAARTVPFVSKATGVPLAKVAARVMAGKSLAEQGVTKEVIPPYYSVKEVVLPFNKFPGVDPLLGPEMRSTGEVMGVGRTFAEAFAKAQLGSNSTMKKQGRALLSVREGDKERVVDLAAKLLKQGFELDATHGTAIVLGEAGINPRLVNKVHEGRPHIQDRIKNGEYTYIINTTSGRRAIEDSRVIRRSALQYKVHYDTTLNGGFATAMALNADATEKVISVQEMHAQIK, from the coding sequence ATGCCAAAACGTACAGATATAAAAAGTATCCTGATTCTGGGTGCGGGCCCGATTGTTATCGGTCAGGCGTGTGAGTTTGATTACTCTGGCGCGCAAGCATGTAAAGCCCTGCGCGAAGAAGGTTACCGCGTCATTCTGGTGAACTCCAACCCAGCGACCATCATGACCGACCCGGAAATGGCTGATGCGACCTACATCGAGCCGATTCACTGGGAAGTGGTACGCAAGATTATTGAAAAAGAGCGCCCGGACGCAGTGCTGCCAACGATGGGCGGTCAGACGGCGTTGAACTGCGCGCTGGAGCTTGAGCGTCAGGGCGTGCTGGAAGAGTTCGGCGTCACCATGATTGGTGCCACTGCCGATGCGATTGATAAAGCAGAAGATCGCCGCCGTTTCGACGTAGCGATGAAGAAAATCGGTCTGGAAACTGCACGTTCCGGTATTGCACACACGATGGAAGAAGCGCTGGCGGTTGCCGCTGACGTGGGCTTCCCGTGTATTATTCGCCCATCCTTTACCATGGGCGGTAGCGGTGGCGGTATCGCTTATAACCGCGAAGAGTTTGAAGAAATCTGCGCCCGCGGTCTGGATCTCTCCCCAACCAAAGAGCTGCTGATTGATGAGTCGCTGATCGGCTGGAAAGAGTACGAGATGGAAGTGGTGCGTGATAAAAACGACAACTGCATCATCGTCTGCTCTATCGAAAACTTCGATGCAATGGGCATCCACACCGGTGACTCCATCACTGTCGCGCCAGCCCAAACGCTGACTGACAAAGAATATCAAATCATGCGTAACGCCTCGATGGCGGTACTGCGTGAAATCGGCGTTGAAACCGGCGGTTCCAACGTTCAGTTTGCGGTGAACCCGAAAAACGGTCGTCTGATTGTTATCGAAATGAACCCGCGCGTGTCGCGTTCTTCGGCGCTGGCGTCGAAAGCGACCGGCTTCCCGATTGCTAAAGTGGCGGCAAAACTGGCGGTGGGTTACACCCTCGACGAGCTGATGAACGACATCACCGGCGGGCGTACTCCGGCCTCCTTTGAGCCGTCCATCGACTACGTGGTCACCAAAATTCCTCGCTTCAACTTCGAGAAATTCGCTGGTGCGAACGACCGTCTGACCACTCAGATGAAATCGGTTGGCGAAGTGATGGCGATTGGTCGCACGCAGCAGGAGTCCCTGCAAAAAGCGCTGCGCGGCCTGGAAGTCGGTGCGACTGGCTTTGACCCGAAAGTCAGCCTCGATGACCCGGAAGCGCTGACCAAAATCCGCCGCGAACTGAAAGATGCAGGCGCAGAGCGTATCTGGTATATCGCCGATGCCTTCCGTGCGGGCCTGTCTGTAGACGGCGTCTTTAACCTGACCAACATTGACCGCTGGTTCCTGGTACAGATTGAAGAGCTGGTACGTCTGGAAGAGAAAGTGGCAGAAGTGGGCATCACTGGCCTGAACGCTGACTTCCTGCGCCAGCTGAAACGCAAAGGCTTTGCCGATGCGCGTCTGGCAAAACTGGCAGGTGTACGCGAAGCGGAAATCCGCAAGCTGCGCGATCAGTATGATCTGCACCCGGTTTACAAGCGCGTGGATACCTGTGCGGCAGAATTTGCCACCGACACCGCTTACATGTACTCCACTTATGAAGAAGAGTGCGAAGCAAATCCGTCTACCGACCGTGAAAAAATCATGGTGCTCGGCGGCGGCCCGAACCGTATCGGTCAGGGTATCGAATTCGACTACTGCTGCGTACACGCCTCACTGGCGCTGCGCGAAGACGGTTACGAAACCATTATGGTTAACTGTAACCCGGAAACCGTCTCCACCGACTACGACACTTCAGACCGTCTCTACTTCGAGCCGGTAACCCTGGAAGATGTGCTGGAAATTGTGCGTATTGAGAAGCCGAAAGGCGTTATCGTTCAGTACGGCGGTCAGACCCCGCTGAAACTGGCGCGCGCACTGGAAGCCGCTGGTGTACCGGTTATCGGCACCAGCCCGGATGCTATCGACCGTGCGGAAGACCGTGAACGTTTCCAGCATGCGGTTGACCGTCTGAAACTGAAACAACCGGCGAACGCCACCGTTACCGCTATTGAAATGGCGGTTGAGAAGGCAAAAGAGATTGGCTACCCGCTGGTGGTGCGCCCGTCTTACGTTCTCGGTGGTCGGGCGATGGAAATCGTCTACGACGAAGCCGACCTGCGCCGCTACTTCCAGACGGCGGTGAGCGTGTCTAACGATGCGCCAGTGCTGTTGGATCACTTCCTGGATGACGCGGTAGAAGTTGACGTGGACGCCATCTGCGACGGCGAAATGGTGCTCATTGGCGGCATTATGGAGCATATTGAGCAGGCGGGTGTGCACTCCGGCGACTCCGCATGTTCTCTGCCAGCGTACACCTTAAGTCAGGAAATTCAGGATGTGATGCGCCAGCAGGTGCAGAAACTGGCCTTCGAATTGCAGGTGCGCGGCCTGATGAACGTGCAGTTTGCGGTGAAAAACAACGAAGTCTACCTGATTGAAGTTAACCCTCGTGCGGCGCGTACCGTCCCGTTCGTTTCCAAAGCCACCGGTGTACCACTGGCAAAAGTGGCGGCGCGTGTGATGGCTGGCAAATCGCTGGCTGAGCAGGGCGTAACCAAAGAAGTTATCCCGCCGTACTACTCGGTGAAAGAAGTGGTGCTGCCGTTCAACAAATTCCCCGGCGTTGACCCGCTGTTAGGGCCAGAAATGCGCTCTACCGGGGAAGTGATGGGTGTCGGTCGCACCTTCGCTGAAGCATTTGCCAAAGCGCAGCTGGGCAGTAACTCCACCATGAAGAAACAAGGCCGTGCGCTGCTCTCCGTGCGCGAAGGCGATAAAGAACGTGTGGTGGACCTGGCGGCAAAACTGCTGAAACAGGGCTTCGAGCTGGATGCGACCCACGGCACGGCGATTGTGCTGGGCGAAGCGGGCATTAATCCGCGTCTGGTGAACAAGGTGCATGAAGGTCGTCCGCACATTCAGGACCGTATCAAGAATGGCGAATATACCTACATCATCAACACCACGTCAGGTCGTCGCGCGATTGAAGACTCCCGCGTGATTCGTCGCAGCGCGCTGCAATATAAAGTGCATTACGACACCACCCTGAACGGCGGTTTCGCTACCGCGATGGCGCTGAATGCCGATGCGACCGAAAAAGTTATTTCGGTGCAGGAAATGCACGCGCAGATCAAATAA
- the lspA gene encoding signal peptidase II produces the protein MSQSICSTGLRWLWLVVVVLIIDLGSKYLILQNFALGDTVPLFPSLNLHYARNYGAAFSFLADSGGWQRWFFAGIAIGISVILTVMMYRSKATQKLNNIAYALIIGGALGNLFDRLWHGFVVDMIDFYVGDWHFATFNLADTAICVGAALIVLEGFLPSKAKKQ, from the coding sequence ATGAGTCAATCGATCTGTTCAACAGGGCTACGCTGGCTGTGGCTGGTGGTGGTCGTGCTGATTATCGATCTGGGCAGCAAATACCTGATCCTCCAGAACTTTGCTCTGGGGGATACGGTCCCGCTGTTCCCGTCGCTTAATCTGCATTATGCGCGTAACTATGGCGCGGCGTTTAGCTTCCTTGCCGATAGCGGCGGCTGGCAGCGTTGGTTCTTTGCCGGTATTGCGATTGGTATTAGTGTGATCCTGACGGTGATGATGTATCGCTCGAAGGCTACGCAAAAGCTAAACAATATCGCTTACGCGCTGATTATTGGCGGCGCGCTGGGCAACCTGTTCGACCGTCTGTGGCACGGCTTTGTGGTCGATATGATCGACTTCTACGTCGGCGACTGGCACTTCGCCACCTTCAACCTTGCCGATACTGCAATCTGTGTCGGTGCGGCACTGATTGTGCTGGAAGGTTTTTTGCCTTCTAAAGCGAAAAAACAATAA
- the ileS gene encoding isoleucine--tRNA ligase, giving the protein MSDYKSTLNLPETGFPMRGDLAKREPGMLARWTDDDLYGIIRAAKKGKKTFILHDGPPYANGSIHIGHSVNKILKDIIIKSKGLSGYDSPYVPGWDCHGLPIELKVEQEYGKPGEKFTAAEFRAKCREYAATQVDGQRKDFIRLGVLGDWSHPYLTMDFKTEANIIRALGKIIGNGHLHKGAKPVHWCVDCRSALAEAEVEYYDKTSPSIDVAFQAVDQDALKAKFGVSNVNGSISLVIWTTTPWTLPANRAISIAPDFDYALVQIDGQAVILAKDLVESVMQRIGVTDYTILGTVKGAELELLRFTHPFMGFDVPAILGDHVTLDAGTGAVHTAPGHGPDDYVIGQKYGLETANPVGPDGTYLPGTYPTLDGVNVFKANDIVVALLQEKGALLHVEKMQHSYPCCWRHKTPIIFRATPQWFVSMDQKGLRAQSLKEIKGVQWIPDWGQARIESMVANRPDWCISRQRTWGVPMSLFVHKDTEELHPRTLELMEEVAKRVEVDGIQAWWDLDAKEILGDEADQYVKVPDTLDVWFDSGSTHSSVVDVRPEFAGHAADMYLEGSDQHRGWFMSSLMISTAMKGKAPYRQVLTHGFTVDGQGRKMSKSIGNTVSPQDVMNKLGADILRLWVASTDYTGEMAVSDEILKRAADSYRRIRNTARFLLANLNGFDPAKDMVKPEEMVVLDRWAVGCAKAAQEDILKAYEAYDFHEVVQRLMRFCSVEMGSFYLDIIKDRQYTAKADSVARRSCQTALYHIAEALVRWMAPILSFTADEVWGYLPGEREKYVFTGEWYEGLFGLADSEAMNDAFWDELLKVRGEVNKVIEQARADKKVGGSLEAAVTLYAESELAAKLTALGDELRFVLLTSGATVADYNDAPADAQQSEVLKGLKVALGKAEGEKCPRCWHYTQDVGKVAEHAEICGRCVSNVAGDGEKRKFA; this is encoded by the coding sequence ATGAGTGACTATAAATCAACCCTGAATTTGCCGGAAACAGGGTTCCCGATGCGTGGCGATCTCGCCAAACGCGAACCGGGAATGCTGGCGCGTTGGACTGATGATGACCTGTACGGCATCATTCGTGCGGCTAAAAAAGGCAAAAAAACCTTCATTCTGCATGATGGCCCTCCATATGCGAATGGCAGCATTCATATTGGTCACTCGGTTAACAAGATTCTGAAAGACATAATCATCAAGTCCAAAGGACTTTCCGGTTATGACTCGCCGTATGTGCCTGGCTGGGACTGCCACGGTCTGCCGATCGAGCTGAAAGTAGAGCAGGAATACGGTAAGCCGGGTGAGAAATTCACCGCTGCTGAGTTCCGCGCAAAGTGCCGCGAATATGCTGCTACCCAGGTTGACGGTCAGCGCAAAGACTTTATCCGTCTGGGCGTATTGGGCGACTGGTCGCACCCGTACCTGACCATGGACTTCAAAACTGAAGCCAACATCATCCGTGCGCTGGGCAAAATCATCGGCAACGGTCACCTGCACAAAGGCGCGAAGCCGGTACACTGGTGCGTTGACTGCCGTTCTGCACTGGCGGAAGCGGAAGTTGAGTATTACGACAAAACTTCTCCGTCCATCGACGTTGCTTTCCAGGCGGTCGATCAGGATGCATTGAAAGCAAAATTTGGCGTCAGCAATGTTAACGGCTCAATTTCGCTGGTTATCTGGACCACTACGCCGTGGACTCTGCCTGCGAACCGTGCAATCTCTATTGCACCAGACTTCGACTATGCGCTGGTACAGATTGACGGTCAGGCCGTGATTCTGGCGAAAGATCTGGTTGAAAGCGTAATGCAGCGTATCGGCGTGACCGATTACACCATTCTCGGCACGGTAAAAGGTGCGGAGCTTGAGCTGCTGCGCTTTACCCATCCGTTTATGGGCTTCGACGTTCCGGCAATCCTTGGCGATCACGTTACGCTGGATGCTGGTACCGGTGCCGTTCACACCGCGCCAGGCCACGGTCCTGACGACTATGTGATCGGTCAGAAATACGGTCTGGAAACCGCTAACCCGGTTGGCCCGGACGGCACTTATCTGCCGGGCACTTACCCGACGCTGGATGGCGTGAACGTCTTCAAAGCGAATGACATCGTCGTTGCGCTGCTGCAGGAAAAAGGCGCGCTGCTGCACGTTGAGAAAATGCAGCACAGCTATCCGTGCTGCTGGCGTCACAAAACGCCGATCATCTTCCGCGCGACGCCGCAGTGGTTCGTCAGCATGGATCAGAAAGGTCTGCGTGCGCAGTCACTGAAAGAGATCAAAGGCGTGCAGTGGATCCCGGATTGGGGCCAGGCGCGTATCGAGTCGATGGTCGCTAACCGTCCTGACTGGTGTATCTCCCGTCAGCGCACCTGGGGCGTACCGATGTCACTGTTCGTGCATAAAGACACGGAAGAGCTGCATCCGCGTACCCTTGAACTGATGGAAGAAGTGGCAAAACGCGTTGAAGTTGACGGCATCCAGGCGTGGTGGGATCTCGATGCGAAAGAGATCCTGGGCGACGAAGCTGACCAGTATGTGAAGGTGCCGGATACGCTGGACGTATGGTTTGACTCCGGCTCTACCCACTCTTCTGTTGTTGATGTGCGCCCGGAATTTGCCGGTCACGCCGCGGACATGTATCTGGAAGGTTCTGACCAGCACCGCGGCTGGTTCATGTCTTCCCTGATGATCTCCACCGCGATGAAAGGCAAAGCGCCGTATCGTCAGGTACTGACCCACGGCTTTACCGTGGATGGTCAGGGTCGCAAGATGTCTAAATCCATCGGCAACACCGTTTCGCCGCAGGATGTGATGAACAAACTGGGCGCGGATATTCTGCGTCTGTGGGTGGCATCAACTGATTACACCGGTGAAATGGCCGTTTCTGACGAGATCCTGAAACGTGCTGCCGACAGCTATCGTCGTATCCGTAACACCGCACGCTTCCTGCTGGCAAACCTCAATGGTTTCGATCCGGCAAAAGATATGGTGAAACCGGAAGAGATGGTGGTACTGGACAGATGGGCCGTAGGTTGTGCGAAAGCGGCACAGGAAGACATCCTCAAGGCGTACGAAGCATACGATTTCCACGAAGTGGTACAGCGTCTGATGCGCTTCTGCTCCGTTGAGATGGGGTCCTTCTACCTCGACATCATCAAAGACCGTCAGTACACCGCCAAAGCGGACAGCGTGGCGCGTCGTAGCTGCCAGACTGCGCTGTATCATATCGCAGAAGCGCTGGTGCGCTGGATGGCACCAATCCTCTCCTTCACCGCTGATGAAGTGTGGGGCTACCTGCCGGGCGAACGTGAAAAATACGTCTTCACCGGTGAGTGGTACGAAGGTCTGTTTGGTCTGGCAGACAGTGAAGCGATGAACGATGCGTTCTGGGACGAGCTGTTGAAAGTGCGTGGCGAAGTGAACAAAGTCATTGAGCAAGCGCGTGCCGACAAGAAAGTGGGCGGCTCGCTGGAAGCGGCAGTGACGCTGTATGCAGAATCGGAACTGGCGGCGAAACTGACCGCGCTGGGCGATGAATTACGATTTGTCCTGTTGACCTCCGGCGCTACCGTTGCAGACTATAACGACGCACCTGCTGATGCTCAGCAGAGCGAAGTACTCAAAGGGCTGAAAGTCGCGTTGGGTAAAGCCGAAGGTGAGAAGTGCCCACGCTGCTGGCACTACACCCAGGATGTCGGCAAGGTGGCGGAACACGCAGAAATCTGCGGCCGCTGTGTCAGCAACGTCGCCGGTGACGGTGAAAAACGTAAGTTTGCCTGA
- the dapB gene encoding 4-hydroxy-tetrahydrodipicolinate reductase has protein sequence MHDANIRVAIAGAGGRMGRQLIQAALALEGVQLGAALEREGSSLLGSDAGELAGVGKTGVTVQSSLDAVKDDFDVFIDFTRPEGTLNHLAFCRQHGKGMVIGTTGFDDAGKQAIRDAATDIAIVFAANFSVGVNVMLKLLEKATQVMGDYTDIEIIEAHHRHKVDAPSGTALAMGEAIAHALDKDLKDCAVYSREGHTGERVPGTIGFATVRAGDIVGEHTAMFADIGERLEITHKASSRMTFANGAVRSALWLNGKESGLFDMRDVLELNRL, from the coding sequence ATGCATGATGCAAACATCCGCGTTGCCATCGCGGGAGCCGGGGGGCGTATGGGCCGCCAGTTGATTCAGGCGGCGCTGGCATTAGAAGGCGTGCAGCTGGGCGCGGCGCTGGAGCGCGAAGGATCTTCTTTACTGGGCAGCGATGCTGGTGAACTGGCCGGAGTCGGAAAAACAGGCGTTACCGTGCAAAGCAGCCTCGACGCGGTAAAAGATGATTTTGATGTGTTTATCGATTTTACCCGTCCGGAAGGTACGCTGAACCATCTCGCTTTTTGTCGCCAGCATGGCAAAGGGATGGTGATTGGTACAACGGGTTTTGATGACGCTGGCAAACAAGCGATTCGTGACGCTGCCACAGATATTGCGATTGTCTTTGCCGCCAATTTTAGCGTTGGCGTTAACGTCATGCTTAAGCTGCTGGAGAAAGCCACTCAGGTAATGGGTGACTACACTGACATCGAAATTATCGAAGCACATCATCGACATAAAGTGGATGCGCCGTCAGGCACTGCGCTGGCAATGGGGGAGGCGATTGCCCACGCTCTTGATAAAGACCTGAAAGATTGCGCGGTCTACAGTCGTGAAGGCCATACTGGTGAACGTGTCCCTGGCACCATTGGTTTTGCCACTGTACGTGCGGGTGACATCGTGGGTGAACATACCGCCATGTTTGCCGATATCGGCGAACGTCTGGAGATTACCCATAAGGCGTCCAGCCGCATGACATTTGCTAACGGTGCGGTAAGATCGGCATTGTGGCTAAATGGCAAGGAAAGTGGTCTTTTTGATATGCGAGATGTCCTTGAACTCAATAGATTATAA
- the ribF gene encoding bifunctional riboflavin kinase/FAD synthetase: MKLIRGIHNLSQAPQEGCVLTIGNFDGVHRGHRALLQGLQEEGRRRNLPVMVMLFEPQPLELFSTDKAPARLTRLREKLRYLAECGVDYVLCVRFDRRFAALTAQNFISDLLVNHLRVKFLAVGDDFRFGAGREGDFLLLQKAGVEYGFDITSTQTFCEGGVRISSTAVRQALADDNLALAESLLGHPFAISGRVVHGDELGRTIGFPTANVPLRRQVSPVKGVYAVEVLGLGEKPLPGVANIGTRPTVAGIRQQLEVHLLDVAMDLYGRHIQVVLRKKIRSEQRFASLDELKAQIARDELTAREFFGLTKPA, encoded by the coding sequence GTCATCGCGCGTTGTTACAGGGCTTGCAGGAAGAAGGGCGCAGGCGAAACTTACCGGTGATGGTGATGCTTTTTGAACCTCAACCACTGGAACTGTTTTCTACCGATAAAGCCCCGGCAAGACTGACCCGACTGCGGGAAAAACTGCGTTACCTTGCAGAGTGTGGCGTAGATTACGTGCTGTGCGTGCGTTTCGACAGGCGCTTTGCGGCGCTGACTGCGCAAAACTTCATCAGCGATCTACTGGTGAATCATTTGCGGGTAAAATTTCTCGCCGTGGGTGACGATTTCCGCTTTGGCGCTGGTCGTGAAGGCGATTTCTTGTTATTACAGAAAGCTGGCGTGGAATACGGCTTTGACATTACCAGTACGCAAACTTTTTGCGAAGGTGGCGTGCGTATCAGCAGCACCGCTGTGCGTCAGGCACTGGCAGACGATAATCTGGCTCTGGCAGAAAGTTTACTGGGGCACCCGTTTGCCATCTCCGGACGTGTGGTCCACGGTGATGAATTAGGGCGCACTATAGGTTTCCCGACGGCGAATGTACCGCTACGCCGTCAGGTTTCCCCGGTGAAAGGGGTTTATGCGGTGGAAGTGCTGGGCCTCGGTGAAAAGCCGTTACCCGGCGTTGCAAACATCGGTACGCGCCCAACGGTTGCAGGTATCCGCCAGCAGCTGGAAGTGCATTTGTTAGATGTTGCAATGGACCTTTACGGTCGCCATATACAAGTAGTGCTGCGTAAAAAAATACGCAGTGAGCAGCGATTTGCGTCGCTGGACGAACTAAAAGCGCAGATTGCGCGTGATGAATTAACCGCCCGCGAATTTTTTGGGCTAACAAAACCGGCTTAA